The Candidatus Nanohalovita haloferacivicina genome has a window encoding:
- a CDS encoding L-threonylcarbamoyladenylate synthase encodes MGDLEKQIEEAREEIEKGGIVVFPTETAYGIAADATNRIAIEKVYEAKKRPRSKGLTAIVDSLETAEKYAELSEYEKKVVREFMPGPLTLVAEKKDSVPDNLNKDFAFRISSAEVAAELSQKGPITATSANISGNETSYSVDDISEKLLEKADYVIDAGKLEDGPTSTIAAVIDGEVEIFREGPIKKNEIEKVL; translated from the coding sequence ATGGGGGATTTAGAAAAACAGATCGAAGAAGCCAGAGAAGAAATAGAAAAAGGCGGAATAGTAGTATTCCCTACGGAAACTGCATACGGAATAGCAGCGGACGCAACAAACAGAATCGCAATCGAAAAAGTATACGAGGCCAAGAAAAGACCTCGAAGCAAAGGCCTGACCGCAATAGTTGACTCACTGGAGACAGCGGAAAAATACGCAGAACTATCAGAATACGAGAAAAAAGTAGTCAGAGAATTCATGCCGGGGCCTCTAACACTTGTAGCAGAGAAAAAAGACTCTGTACCTGACAACCTGAACAAGGACTTCGCATTCAGAATCTCATCTGCAGAAGTAGCAGCAGAACTCTCACAGAAAGGCCCGATCACAGCAACATCCGCAAACATCTCAGGAAACGAAACCTCATATTCTGTAGACGATATTTCAGAAAAACTTCTGGAGAAAGCCGACTACGTCATCGACGCAGGTAAACTCGAAGACGGGCCTACATCAACAATCGCAGCAGTAATAGATGGAGAGGTAGAGATCTTCCGAGAGGGACCTATTAAGAAGAACGAGATCGAAAAAGTTCTATAG
- a CDS encoding cation:proton antiporter, whose amino-acid sequence MAVGYESLALLIGIATILGIVAEKTRQPKVMAYIIAGLIVGPVGFNLISETEMTSLFSELGLVFLLFLIGLEINLEEVKDVLKPTIGIAVIQMILVFLLGLATTYSLGFDLTTAVFIGAAAMFSSTALVVKLLTNLDEASTLPGRLDIGILLVQDVAVVLILALLTVQSTSPTQIALKLGEIFVMISFIAAISLLSSKYLFSRILKKLSGNKAAFFTHGVAWAFLFISLSQYFNLSLEIGAFIAGVGLAQIPYSRELQERVRPMTDLFMAIFFLNFGLGITGGSLQAYLLEAIIASIILIIGKFAIFFLVVDRFKFTPETSFKTAMNMTQVSEFGLILISLAITQGYIAQDVSGFISIVTILTMGVSAYTIRFKDEIHEKVEHLLNFFEGEEKTDIEIRKLENHVVVIGYDQIARKACETLQEEYEILVIDRNSENTAELSRSNYEYIYGDFKHGEIREAAKIPEAAFIISLSPEKAVNDRILEEKDRDSTAIVKADSIEHAVDLYDMGADYVIVKNLLTGNRLSEYLELYLEDRELFIKEVEAEMKELRGDKPSQN is encoded by the coding sequence ATGGCTGTAGGCTACGAATCACTGGCCCTCCTAATCGGTATCGCAACAATTCTAGGGATAGTAGCAGAAAAAACAAGGCAGCCCAAAGTCATGGCCTACATAATAGCAGGCCTAATAGTAGGACCAGTAGGATTCAACCTTATATCCGAAACAGAAATGACCTCACTCTTCTCAGAACTAGGTCTCGTATTCCTTCTATTTCTAATAGGCCTGGAAATCAACCTTGAAGAAGTAAAAGACGTACTCAAACCAACAATAGGAATAGCAGTCATACAGATGATACTGGTATTCCTCCTCGGCCTGGCCACAACCTACTCACTAGGATTCGACCTGACAACCGCCGTATTCATCGGTGCAGCAGCAATGTTCAGCTCCACAGCTCTCGTCGTCAAACTACTAACAAACCTCGACGAAGCCTCCACACTACCAGGAAGACTCGACATCGGCATACTACTAGTACAAGACGTAGCCGTAGTACTCATACTAGCCCTACTAACAGTCCAAAGCACCTCACCAACACAGATAGCGCTAAAACTTGGAGAAATCTTCGTAATGATCTCCTTTATCGCAGCAATATCCCTCCTATCATCAAAATACCTGTTCTCACGAATACTGAAGAAACTATCAGGCAATAAAGCCGCATTCTTCACACACGGAGTAGCATGGGCCTTCCTGTTCATCTCACTATCACAGTACTTCAACTTATCACTTGAAATAGGAGCATTCATAGCAGGCGTCGGCCTCGCACAAATACCATACAGCAGAGAACTACAGGAAAGAGTAAGACCAATGACAGACCTCTTCATGGCCATATTCTTCCTGAACTTCGGCCTCGGAATCACAGGAGGATCACTACAGGCCTACCTACTAGAAGCCATCATCGCATCAATCATCCTCATAATCGGAAAGTTCGCAATCTTCTTCCTTGTAGTCGACAGATTCAAATTCACCCCAGAAACCAGCTTCAAAACAGCAATGAACATGACACAGGTCAGCGAATTCGGCCTCATACTCATCAGCCTCGCAATAACACAGGGATACATCGCACAGGACGTATCAGGCTTCATCAGCATAGTAACAATCCTCACAATGGGAGTATCAGCCTACACAATAAGATTCAAAGATGAGATCCATGAAAAAGTCGAACACCTGCTCAACTTCTTCGAAGGAGAAGAAAAAACCGACATCGAAATCAGAAAACTCGAAAACCACGTAGTAGTCATAGGATATGACCAGATCGCCAGAAAAGCCTGCGAAACACTCCAGGAAGAATACGAAATACTTGTAATAGACAGAAACTCGGAAAACACAGCAGAACTCTCAAGATCAAACTACGAATACATCTACGGAGACTTCAAACACGGAGAAATAAGAGAAGCAGCAAAAATACCAGAAGCAGCATTCATAATTAGCCTCTCACCAGAAAAAGCTGTAAACGACAGAATACTTGAAGAAAAAGACAGAGACTCAACAGCAATAGTAAAAGCCGACAGCATAGAACACGCAGTAGACCTCTATGACATGGGCGCAGACTACGTCATAGTCAAAAACCTGCTCACCGGTAACAGACTAAGCGAATACCTGGAACTCTACCTCGAAGACCGAGAACTATTCATCAAAGAAGTAGAGGCCGAAATGAAAGAACTAAGAGGTGATAAACCATCTCAGAACTGA
- a CDS encoding cation:proton antiporter, with amino-acid sequence MASSAILLFTDYFNHPSIPAYILAGIIVGRFFPQEEMLSFVQIGLAFLVFIFGVKMDPERLRSVAKESQIAGGIQITVIGLISLTAGYFLFNFNPINSILFTLSAVLSSTLVGLDILEREIHINLTHARLAESIHLTQDVIAILILIGLGSVQTILTNIPQNLYYGLMIIAASLAFRQILFDQLTKLTGGSRELMMLLSITVLSAFIGAAQYFNISLAVGSFAAGLAVSKYPYNIEILDTTGSLKDFFSAIFFVSLGALITTPTQKVLMVSALLIALTSIFKPYTVITALILQGHNKRTSYLTGMSIDQVSELALIIAIQTHLAGIMNDVLFQAIILTATFSMLTSSYTQRHKEEIYRFMSKYDILPDAETTIRTRIDGKLENHVILVGYDTQGKRLADKLKEENQQFVVLENDPEKVEELHDNNDNYIFSDIMEDETWQKAEIEEAKLIISTIPLRSASNKITGLETDADIILRSEEVKEAEKLLENDKVIYVNIPDMTGAELLSDHIEGIMENVNYREELRRKNMLELRKYLQSEEG; translated from the coding sequence GTGGCCTCATCAGCAATACTGCTCTTCACAGACTACTTCAACCACCCATCAATACCAGCCTACATACTCGCAGGAATAATAGTAGGAAGATTCTTCCCACAGGAAGAAATGCTATCATTCGTACAGATAGGCCTCGCATTCCTTGTATTCATCTTCGGAGTAAAAATGGATCCAGAAAGACTCAGATCAGTAGCCAAAGAAAGCCAGATAGCAGGAGGAATACAGATAACAGTCATAGGCCTGATCAGCCTCACAGCAGGATACTTCCTATTCAACTTCAACCCAATAAACAGCATACTCTTCACCCTCTCAGCAGTACTCAGCTCAACACTCGTAGGCCTCGACATACTGGAAAGAGAAATACACATCAACCTGACACACGCAAGACTCGCAGAATCAATCCACCTAACACAGGACGTAATCGCAATACTCATACTGATAGGTCTCGGAAGCGTCCAGACAATCCTCACAAACATCCCACAAAACCTCTACTACGGCCTCATGATCATAGCAGCATCACTCGCCTTCAGACAAATCCTATTCGACCAACTCACCAAACTCACTGGCGGCTCAAGAGAACTCATGATGCTACTCTCCATCACAGTACTATCAGCATTCATCGGAGCAGCACAGTACTTCAACATCTCATTAGCAGTAGGAAGCTTCGCAGCAGGCCTCGCAGTATCAAAATACCCATACAACATTGAAATACTTGACACCACAGGATCACTGAAAGACTTCTTCTCAGCCATCTTCTTCGTATCACTCGGCGCACTGATCACAACACCAACACAAAAAGTCCTCATGGTATCAGCCCTGCTAATAGCGCTTACCTCCATATTCAAACCATACACCGTGATAACAGCACTCATCCTCCAAGGCCACAACAAAAGAACATCATACCTCACAGGAATGAGCATTGACCAGGTCAGCGAACTAGCACTCATAATAGCAATCCAGACACACCTAGCAGGTATAATGAACGACGTACTCTTCCAGGCCATCATACTCACCGCAACATTCAGTATGCTAACCTCATCCTACACCCAGAGACACAAAGAAGAAATATACAGATTCATGTCAAAATACGACATCCTGCCGGACGCAGAAACCACCATCAGAACAAGAATAGACGGAAAACTCGAAAATCATGTTATACTGGTAGGATACGACACACAAGGCAAAAGACTCGCCGACAAACTAAAGGAAGAAAACCAGCAGTTCGTAGTACTGGAAAACGACCCAGAAAAAGTAGAAGAACTGCACGACAACAACGACAACTACATCTTCAGCGACATAATGGAAGATGAAACCTGGCAAAAGGCCGAAATAGAAGAGGCAAAACTCATAATCTCAACAATACCTCTTAGATCAGCCTCAAACAAAATAACAGGTCTTGAAACAGATGCAGACATAATACTCAGATCAGAAGAGGTAAAAGAAGCAGAAAAACTACTTGAAAACGACAAAGTAATCTACGTAAATATCCCGGACATGACAGGAGCAGAACTTCTCTCAGACCACATCGAAGGAATAATGGAAAATGTTAACTACAGAGAAGAACTCAGACGCAAAAACATGCTGGAACTCAGAAAATACCTGCAATCCGAAGAAGGGTAA
- a CDS encoding KEOPS complex kinase/ATPase Bud32: MTVRGAEAIIEIRDDKVVKTREKKKYRHPELDEKIRKERTKAEARIMEKALKHGVKVPEILNQKDYTIKMQKIEGQTLKQVLEKQTEKMKEYGENVARMHDTDIIHGDLTTSNAIADKKLHIIDFGLSSHSERIEDKAVDIHLLKQVLNSSHPEISEKAWEKFVEGYQNSTNSEKVLQQLKEVEKRGRYK, encoded by the coding sequence ATGACGGTAAGAGGCGCCGAAGCCATAATAGAAATACGGGACGACAAAGTAGTCAAGACCCGGGAAAAAAAGAAATACCGACACCCGGAACTGGACGAAAAAATAAGGAAAGAAAGAACAAAGGCAGAGGCCCGCATCATGGAAAAAGCCCTCAAACACGGCGTCAAAGTACCAGAAATTCTCAACCAGAAAGACTACACTATCAAAATGCAGAAAATAGAGGGCCAGACACTCAAACAGGTACTCGAAAAACAGACCGAAAAAATGAAAGAGTACGGAGAAAACGTGGCCAGAATGCACGACACAGATATAATCCACGGCGACCTCACCACCAGCAACGCAATAGCCGACAAAAAACTACACATAATTGACTTCGGCCTCTCATCCCACTCAGAAAGAATAGAAGACAAAGCAGTCGACATCCACCTACTCAAACAAGTTCTAAACAGCTCACACCCCGAAATATCGGAAAAAGCCTGGGAAAAATTCGTGGAAGGATACCAGAACTCCACCAACTCAGAAAAAGTACTGCAGCAACTCAAAGAAGTGGAAAAAAGAGGCCGCTACAAATAA
- a CDS encoding thermonuclease family protein, which yields MAEILSLQTLAILFLIAITGLNLHSPQKSEHFNATLISITDGDTIDIQINGRNDTVRLLGVDTPETHSSNNPKEFGLQDTAENRACLEIYGEEAAEYLERNLDSSIRVETDPSADRRGSYGRLLAYVYSDNTSINKQLLEKGLARVYTGEFTREKEYLRIEKEAKEKEKGLWSCPNAVAR from the coding sequence ATGGCAGAAATCCTCTCACTCCAGACACTCGCAATACTATTTCTCATAGCAATAACAGGCCTCAACCTGCACAGCCCACAGAAATCAGAACACTTCAACGCTACCTTGATCAGCATCACGGACGGAGACACCATAGATATTCAGATAAACGGAAGAAACGACACAGTAAGACTTCTCGGCGTTGACACACCCGAAACCCACTCCAGCAACAATCCCAAAGAATTCGGCCTCCAAGACACAGCCGAAAACAGAGCCTGCCTCGAAATATACGGGGAAGAAGCCGCAGAATATCTTGAAAGAAACCTGGACAGCAGCATCAGAGTAGAGACAGATCCTTCAGCTGATAGAAGAGGGAGCTACGGAAGACTACTGGCCTACGTATACAGCGACAACACTTCAATCAACAAGCAACTACTGGAAAAAGGCCTTGCCAGAGTCTACACAGGAGAATTCACTAGGGAAAAAGAATACCTCAGAATAGAGAAAGAAGCAAAGGAAAAAGAGAAAGGCCTATGGAGCTGTCCCAATGCCGTAGCCAGATGA
- a CDS encoding 30S ribosomal protein S15 — MSRMHKSSRGSSGSSNPVDKKQPDWLDYDEEEVAELVLKLKDEGHDPSQIGMKLRDEYGIPDVKTVTGKKVTQILEENDAQDDLPEDLSNLVEKASNIKEHLGDNKKDENAERRLSLVEAKIRRLASYYREEGRIDESWKYSRDDQ; from the coding sequence ATGTCAAGAATGCACAAAAGTTCACGCGGAAGTTCAGGAAGTTCAAACCCTGTAGACAAGAAACAGCCAGACTGGCTTGACTACGACGAAGAAGAAGTTGCAGAACTTGTTCTGAAGCTTAAAGACGAGGGACATGACCCTTCACAGATCGGAATGAAGCTCAGAGATGAGTACGGGATTCCAGACGTCAAGACAGTTACAGGAAAGAAAGTTACACAGATCCTGGAAGAAAACGACGCACAGGACGACCTGCCTGAAGACCTAAGCAACCTTGTCGAGAAGGCCTCCAACATCAAGGAGCACCTGGGAGACAACAAGAAGGACGAGAATGCAGAAAGAAGACTAAGCCTTGTAGAGGCCAAGATCAGAAGACTTGCCTCCTACTACAGAGAAGAAGGCCGAATCGACGAATCCTGGAAGTACAGCCGCGACGACCAGTAA
- a CDS encoding DHH family phosphoesterase yields the protein MVQDILDAAQPAAEKIRDYEGKIRLIGQYDADGINATAIAYQMLERLGKDFEYEIIRQLYEEDVERLAEEDEELLLFVDIGSGQSKFIKEYIIENTDKEVIVSDHHEPQIEGDDERFIHMNPHFLGHDGGEAISAAGMTYLLAKAVDEENHDLIKYALIGATGDVQKQEGEFMGLNKDLAEEAIENGHIEKRKGLDLYGRSTKPLQKSLMYTTDPHLEGVSNNESGAIQLVKSAGIDIRENGDFRTLSDLDEAEEKKLINAMIRRGFPVQQLLNDIYTLDNGYEIDEFSTVINACGRLGEPKKGVKILLENDLKLADKISTKYGRKISSSLRYVENNKEDKDVVYEKTIGVIDGKDNIEDDFIGTVTTITMSNGLFNSPVVMGIAESDKDKMKVSSRASKDAVEAGLNLGEVIEAICEEIDGEGGGHNIAAGAMIPESEKEKFIERLNEEIEALVS from the coding sequence ATGGTTCAAGACATTCTAGACGCAGCCCAGCCAGCTGCAGAAAAGATCAGAGACTACGAAGGAAAAATCCGGTTAATCGGCCAGTACGACGCCGACGGCATCAACGCTACCGCAATAGCATACCAGATGCTGGAAAGACTTGGAAAAGACTTCGAATACGAAATAATAAGACAGCTATACGAGGAAGACGTCGAAAGACTAGCAGAAGAAGACGAAGAACTCCTCCTGTTCGTAGACATCGGATCAGGCCAGTCAAAATTCATCAAAGAATACATAATCGAAAACACCGACAAAGAAGTAATTGTCAGCGACCACCACGAACCACAGATAGAAGGAGACGACGAAAGATTCATCCACATGAACCCTCACTTCCTGGGCCACGACGGAGGAGAAGCAATCTCAGCAGCAGGAATGACCTATCTTTTAGCGAAGGCCGTCGACGAAGAAAACCACGACCTAATCAAATACGCGCTGATCGGAGCAACAGGCGACGTCCAAAAACAGGAAGGAGAATTCATGGGCCTAAACAAAGACTTGGCAGAAGAAGCAATCGAAAACGGCCACATAGAAAAACGAAAAGGCCTCGATCTCTACGGAAGATCTACCAAACCACTCCAGAAATCACTGATGTACACCACAGACCCTCATCTGGAAGGAGTCAGCAACAATGAGTCCGGTGCCATCCAACTGGTTAAAAGCGCAGGAATCGACATCAGAGAGAACGGTGACTTCCGCACACTGTCAGACCTAGACGAGGCAGAGGAGAAGAAACTAATCAACGCAATGATCCGCCGCGGATTCCCAGTCCAGCAGCTTCTCAACGATATCTACACACTGGACAACGGCTACGAAATCGATGAATTCTCAACAGTCATTAACGCATGCGGCCGACTCGGAGAACCCAAGAAAGGAGTCAAAATACTTCTAGAAAACGACCTCAAACTCGCAGACAAGATCTCAACAAAATACGGAAGAAAAATCTCCTCCTCACTACGCTACGTCGAAAACAACAAGGAAGACAAAGACGTAGTATACGAAAAAACAATCGGAGTAATCGACGGAAAAGACAACATCGAAGACGACTTCATCGGAACCGTCACCACCATAACCATGAGCAACGGCCTCTTCAACTCACCAGTCGTCATGGGAATCGCAGAATCCGACAAAGACAAGATGAAAGTATCCTCCAGAGCATCCAAAGACGCAGTAGAAGCAGGCCTCAACCTCGGAGAAGTAATAGAAGCAATCTGCGAAGAAATAGACGGCGAAGGAGGAGGCCACAACATCGCAGCAGGAGCAATGATACCAGAAAGCGAGAAAGAAAAATTCATCGAAAGACTCAACGAGGAAATAGAGGCCCTCGTCTCCTAA
- a CDS encoding DUF2341 domain-containing protein has product MNSSKAVIFAAILLAFAGSSAAQLEGYWRFDDPQVSRGYSLEFDGSDDYVLVDQKSTRSMNVSDEITYSAWVYPRQKSGITVLQKGGASESSTDVFELFTRDNGEFHVVFGFEGSGRLNWDSDRVIETGRWQHIAVSLNGTHMKIFYNGSLLNTFDSPDELLRNNTERLTIGSEYEGGVTHPWDGYIDDVRVYSEGLNSSQIESIYNEQFATQKSLVRYYSFNEGPLGCDVTTSQKCLSDKATSGTAEPRNFDDNNLDTGSGWVKETPVNRPSVKTYAGSQGLNWFSGGLNGDLENFDYNSSSGWVSGKVGDHALMFDGEDDRVRVENSPWLKIRSELTLSAWVKTDNSSDTRGIIDTQDSDDEGYRITVENGEPEFGVYAGKLNKGHTELRGNTMVADGSWHHIVGTWNGSRMKMYVDGVMESSTTQMALAGSTQDLFIGVRDKNNGWFDGRIDDARVYRRSLTSSEIQSLYNGESVSEGLVGRWDFESGNRKEAYDSAGFSAEGVLSSGSLGPGASRNISTGRSIQDNFTFSAWAEPSSDWDDLLFEYRKSVSVQEGSGQDLSNYQVNFTVDTASLVQDGKMRSDCSDLRFYSLEGSRLYHDVVSGCNTDSTEVVVEVDSLPAGEKTRIWMYYGSEATAGENPEKAYYVYDLFGSGYDGTLTNDANYNQEEEYVELTANVDGQRGSLNYSQGTPQPGWKASWDYYIGNGTDADALWLYSWASGIPSTEDVDGNALSWILNDHDNCIGVGNNTQCGNFGSFNKNPRTNQWETASAYGYRNGSKLHFKLQTLGNQTSGVQAYSNFNIGNYFGFGARTGGANNYHWVRNIKIRKYVEPTPSVSIGEEQARPEIVHSDNISLSMSESEAVFEVNDEFLRFERPFEKWNKISAVYNGSSISLYVGGEKVASKAFSDTVSSQKITVTRNYDGAVDELRVYAGGLSSSKIKSLVFQ; this is encoded by the coding sequence GTGAACTCCTCAAAAGCAGTAATTTTTGCAGCTATACTCCTGGCATTTGCCGGGTCTTCTGCGGCCCAGCTCGAAGGATACTGGAGGTTTGATGATCCTCAGGTTTCTCGTGGCTACAGTCTGGAGTTCGATGGTAGTGATGATTATGTTTTGGTTGATCAGAAAAGTACACGTTCAATGAATGTTTCAGATGAGATTACTTATTCTGCTTGGGTTTATCCGCGTCAGAAGTCAGGTATAACTGTATTACAGAAAGGAGGTGCAAGCGAATCCTCTACTGATGTTTTTGAGCTCTTTACTAGAGATAATGGAGAGTTTCACGTGGTTTTCGGCTTTGAAGGAAGCGGTAGATTAAACTGGGATTCTGATAGGGTTATTGAAACAGGAAGATGGCAGCATATTGCGGTCTCTCTTAATGGCACTCACATGAAAATTTTCTATAATGGATCTCTGCTTAATACCTTTGACTCTCCGGATGAGTTGTTGAGGAACAATACCGAAAGATTAACTATTGGTTCCGAATATGAAGGAGGAGTCACACATCCTTGGGATGGCTATATTGATGATGTGAGAGTGTACAGCGAAGGCCTAAACAGTTCTCAAATTGAAAGTATCTACAATGAGCAATTTGCTACACAAAAATCTCTAGTAAGGTACTATAGCTTCAATGAAGGCCCTTTAGGCTGCGACGTAACCACCTCTCAAAAATGTCTTAGCGATAAAGCAACTTCTGGGACAGCCGAGCCAAGAAACTTCGACGACAACAATTTAGATACAGGAAGCGGATGGGTGAAGGAAACTCCTGTTAACAGGCCTTCTGTCAAAACTTATGCTGGTAGTCAAGGCCTTAACTGGTTTTCTGGAGGCCTGAACGGCGATTTAGAGAATTTTGATTATAATTCTTCTAGCGGCTGGGTTTCTGGCAAAGTTGGTGATCATGCGCTGATGTTTGATGGCGAGGATGACAGAGTTAGAGTAGAGAATAGTCCCTGGCTTAAAATCAGGTCGGAGCTGACTTTGTCAGCTTGGGTCAAAACAGATAATAGCTCTGATACTAGAGGTATAATTGATACGCAGGATAGTGATGATGAGGGTTACAGGATCACGGTTGAGAACGGTGAGCCGGAGTTTGGTGTTTATGCAGGCAAATTGAATAAGGGGCATACTGAGTTGCGCGGTAATACAATGGTTGCTGACGGGTCTTGGCATCATATTGTGGGTACTTGGAATGGTAGTAGAATGAAGATGTATGTGGATGGGGTAATGGAGTCTTCAACTACGCAGATGGCCTTGGCAGGGAGCACTCAGGATCTTTTCATAGGGGTTCGAGATAAGAATAATGGCTGGTTTGATGGCAGGATCGATGATGCTCGCGTGTATAGACGTTCACTTACTTCTTCTGAGATTCAGTCTCTCTATAATGGAGAGAGTGTTTCTGAAGGCCTGGTGGGTAGATGGGATTTTGAGTCGGGGAACAGAAAGGAGGCCTATGATTCTGCTGGTTTTTCTGCTGAAGGGGTTTTGAGTTCGGGTTCTCTTGGTCCTGGTGCTTCTCGGAATATTTCTACAGGGAGATCGATACAGGATAATTTCACTTTTTCTGCGTGGGCTGAACCTTCTTCTGATTGGGATGATCTGCTTTTTGAGTACCGTAAGTCGGTTTCCGTTCAGGAGGGTTCGGGCCAGGATCTGAGTAACTATCAGGTTAACTTTACGGTTGATACTGCGTCTCTAGTTCAGGATGGGAAGATGAGGTCTGATTGCTCTGATCTCAGGTTCTATTCTCTGGAGGGTTCTCGCCTGTATCATGACGTGGTTTCAGGCTGTAATACTGATTCTACAGAGGTTGTTGTTGAGGTTGACAGCCTTCCTGCCGGTGAGAAGACCAGAATATGGATGTATTATGGAAGCGAGGCGACGGCAGGAGAGAATCCTGAGAAGGCCTACTATGTTTACGATCTGTTTGGATCGGGCTATGATGGAACACTGACTAATGATGCTAATTACAATCAAGAGGAGGAGTATGTGGAGTTAACCGCTAATGTTGATGGCCAGAGAGGATCTCTCAACTACTCTCAGGGAACTCCACAACCTGGCTGGAAGGCCTCCTGGGATTACTACATCGGTAACGGTACTGATGCTGATGCTCTATGGCTTTACAGCTGGGCTTCAGGTATTCCTAGTACTGAAGATGTTGATGGCAATGCTTTGTCCTGGATATTGAATGATCACGATAACTGTATCGGTGTCGGAAATAATACGCAGTGCGGTAACTTCGGCAGCTTCAATAAAAACCCTAGGACAAATCAATGGGAGACTGCGTCAGCATACGGTTACAGGAACGGAAGTAAACTTCATTTCAAACTTCAAACTCTTGGCAACCAGACTTCAGGTGTTCAGGCCTACTCCAACTTTAATATAGGTAATTACTTTGGTTTTGGAGCAAGAACTGGTGGCGCAAATAATTATCACTGGGTTAGAAACATCAAGATAAGAAAGTACGTTGAGCCAACACCTTCAGTAAGTATAGGTGAGGAACAGGCCAGGCCTGAAATTGTCCATTCCGATAATATTTCTCTATCAATGTCAGAGTCCGAGGCAGTCTTCGAAGTAAATGATGAATTTTTGAGGTTTGAGAGGCCTTTTGAGAAATGGAATAAGATTTCAGCAGTCTACAATGGCTCTTCTATCTCCTTGTATGTTGGTGGAGAAAAAGTCGCAAGTAAGGCCTTTTCAGATACTGTTTCCAGTCAGAAGATCACTGTCACCAGAAATTACGATGGCGCTGTTGACGAGTTAAGAGTGTATGCTGGAGGCCTTTCCTCCTCCAAGATAAAGAGTCTTGTTTTTCAGTAA
- a CDS encoding RDD family protein: MASYGRAPTRQDTDVIGKRVGAQLVDLFAVGVLSFVILLFMGFLGAAAGGSESAVAALMNSLGYLVITGLLIGYSFILETVWNGQTIGKRLFGIRVVKENGDELDAAGSLIRNLPGLASLGLIAYLVALLSMASSDMRQRLFDRLAGTVVVTEHPQNNPQPQQNQQPAQQQQRPPQ, encoded by the coding sequence ATGGCAAGTTATGGACGAGCTCCTACTAGACAGGACACAGACGTAATTGGAAAAAGAGTTGGCGCACAGCTAGTCGACCTATTCGCTGTTGGAGTACTCTCATTCGTAATCCTGCTATTCATGGGATTCCTGGGAGCTGCAGCAGGAGGATCAGAAAGCGCAGTAGCAGCACTGATGAACAGCCTGGGCTACCTAGTCATCACAGGCCTTCTGATCGGATACAGCTTTATCCTGGAAACAGTCTGGAACGGCCAGACAATCGGAAAAAGACTGTTTGGAATCAGAGTAGTCAAAGAAAACGGAGACGAACTCGACGCAGCAGGATCACTGATCAGAAACCTTCCAGGCCTAGCATCACTGGGCTTAATCGCCTACCTGGTAGCACTGCTTTCAATGGCATCAAGCGACATGAGACAGAGACTTTTCGACAGACTCGCAGGCACAGTAGTAGTCACAGAACACCCACAGAACAATCCACAGCCACAGCAGAACCAGCAGCCAGCACAACAACAGCAAAGGCCTCCACAGTAA
- the msrA gene encoding peptide-methionine (S)-S-oxide reductase MsrA, which yields METVVLGGGCFWCTEAAFKELKGVEKVTSGYAGGHTENPSYRQVCTGKTGHAEVIKVEYNEQKISLEKILEFFFRIHDPTTEDREGPDVGSQYRSIILYDSEEQRRIVEDFIEEKRPEYEDQIVTEVKELEKFWKAEEKHQDYFEKNPNDAYCTMHARPKMEKARSYR from the coding sequence ATGGAAACAGTGGTGCTTGGCGGAGGATGCTTCTGGTGCACAGAAGCCGCATTCAAAGAACTCAAAGGAGTAGAAAAAGTAACTTCGGGATACGCAGGAGGCCACACAGAAAACCCTTCCTATAGACAAGTATGCACAGGAAAAACAGGCCACGCAGAAGTCATCAAAGTAGAATACAACGAACAAAAAATCTCTCTAGAAAAGATTCTCGAATTCTTCTTCAGAATCCACGACCCAACAACAGAAGACAGAGAAGGCCCCGACGTCGGAAGCCAGTACAGATCAATAATACTCTATGATTCTGAGGAACAGAGAAGAATAGTGGAGGACTTTATCGAAGAGAAAAGGCCTGAATACGAAGATCAGATAGTTACCGAGGTAAAAGAGTTGGAGAAATTCTGGAAGGCCGAAGAAAAACATCAAGATTATTTTGAGAAAAATCCAAATGATGCATACTGCACAATGCACGCAAGGCCTAAAATGGAGAAGGCCAGAAGCTATAGGTAA